One genomic segment of Parus major isolate Abel chromosome 10, Parus_major1.1, whole genome shotgun sequence includes these proteins:
- the KBTBD13 gene encoding kelch repeat and BTB domain-containing protein 13, with amino-acid sequence MTPEEEGSQAGPPERVCIRVEEQSFSVEKTLLVESSEYFRALFRSGMRESTQEEIGLGELSAAGFLAMLRVLAGERPILGSEETFQAVECAAFLQVKSLAKYLIHSINSDNCILLYQAAAIFGLLDLFHCAALYIRDSYAELEEYLDCLSDDLLAYVEALLPSTFVAVGAHTPTFEFLEDLSRTICYLDEDTNTWRTLSCLPLSASTFLAGMATMDNKIYIVGGVYGANKQVVESSFCYDADANAWSEFPSPHQLRYDVRLVGHEGYLYAIGGEYEKISLKSVERYDLASSTWTFVSDLPQPSTAAPCAQALGQIFVCLWQPLDTTVIYEYETQQDAWLPITELKRHQSYGHCMVAHRDNLYVMRNGPYDDFLRCVIDCFNLTSRQWSALPGQFMNSKGALFTAVVRGDTIYTVNKMLTLLYSVEEETWKQKKERAGFPRSGSLQTFLLRLPRRDHDIAT; translated from the coding sequence ATGACCCCAGAGGAGGAAGGTTCCCAGGCAGGGCCCCCGGAGCGGGTGTGTATCCGGGTGGAGGAGCAGTCATTCTCGGTGGAGAAGACCTTGCTGGTGGAGAGCAGTGAGTACTTCCGTGCCCTCTTCCGCTCGGGCATGAGGGAGAGCACGCAGGAGGAGattgggctgggggagctgagtGCAGCTGGGTTCCTTGCCATGCTGCGGGTGCTGGCAGGCGAGAGGCCCATCCTTGGCAGCGAGGAGACCTTCCAGGCAGTGGAATGTGCTGCCTTCCTGCAGGTGAAGTCCTTGGCCAAGTACTTGATCCACTCCATCAACTCTGACAACTGCATCCTGCTGTACCAAGCTGCTGCCATATTCGGCCTCCTGGATCTCTTCCACTGTGCTGCACTCTACATCAGGGACAGCTACGCTGAGCTGGAGGAGTACCTGGACTGCCTCTCTGATGACCTACTGGCCTATGTGGAAGCCCTCCTACCCAGCACCTTTGTGGCAGTGGGAGCCCACACACCCACCTTTGAGTTCTTGGAGGACCTCTCCAGGACCATTTGCTACCTGGATGAGGACACCAACACATGGAGGACCCTCTCCTGCCTTCCGCTGAGCGCCAGCACATTCCTAGCCGGCATGGCAACCATGGATAATAAGATCTACATCGTGGGTGGTGTCTACGGAGCCAACAAGCAGGTGGTAGAGAGCAGTTTCTGCTACGATGCTGATGCCAACGCCTGGAGTGAGTTCCCCAGCCCTCACCAGCTGCGCTATGATGTCAGGCTGGTGGGCCACGAGGGCTACCTCTATGCTATCGGTGGCGAGTACGAGAAGATCTCGCTCAAGTCCGTGGAGAGGTACGACCTGGCCTCCAGCACCTGGACGTTTGTCTCTGACCTGCCACAACCAAGCACGGCAGCACCCTGTGCCCAAGCCTTGGGGCAGATCTTCGTTTGCTTGTGGCAGCCACTGGACACCACTGTCATCTACGAGTACGAGACCCAGCAAGACGCGTGGCTTCCCATCACCGAGCTCAAGCGTCACCAGAGCTATGGGCACTGCATGGTGGCCCACCGTGACAACCTCTACGTCATGCGCAATGGCCCCTACGACGACTTCTTGCGTTGTGTCATCGACTGCTTCAACCTGACATCTCGGCAGTGGAGTGCCCTGCCCGGGCAGTTCATGAACAGCAAGGGAGCCCTCTTCACTGCTGTTGTCAGGGGTGACACCATCTACACCGTCAACAAGATGCTGACGCTCCTCTACTCTGTGGAAGAGGAGACCTGGAAGCAGAAGAAGGAGCGGGCAGGTTTCCCACGCAGTGGCTCCCTGCAGACCTTCCTCCTGCGGCTGCCAAGACGTGACCACGACATCGCGACGTAG
- the SLC51B gene encoding organic solute transporter subunit beta, with product MKFFWIIPFFLLQAEAEHKYLPATLASTHVDEHTAGNVTLPLGLEPEQLEELLWFFRREDPSTWNYSVLALSLATMILGLVLLTINIVRNRKRKTLVNGESSQTTQEADLDAKQALVPVQEYSPAKPLKQEPGPQDQRPGDVTVQWKDGTVTSLYTEMSEEAI from the exons ATGAAGTTCTTCTGGataatcccatttttcctgctgcaag CTGAGGCAGAGCACAAGTACCTCCCAGCCACCCTGGCCAGCACACATGTGGATGAGCACACAGCAGGCAATGTTACCCTTCCACTGGGCTTGGAACCGgaacagctggaggagctgctctggttCTTCCGCAGAGAAGACC cCTCAACATGGAATTACTCTGTTCTTGCGCTTTCCCTTGCAACCATGATTTTGGGTCTTGTTCTTCTGACCATTAACATTGTGCGAAACAG gaaaaggaagactCTCGTAAACGGAGAATCATCACAAACCACACAGGAGGCGGACCTGGATGCCAAGCAAGCCCTGGTGCCTGTGCAGGAATACAGCCCGGCTAAGCCACTAAAGCAGGAGCCAGGGCCCCAGGACCAGAGACCAGGGGATGTGACAGTGCAGTGGAAGGACGGGACTGTCACATCCTTGTACACAGAGATGTCTGAGGAGGCCATATAG
- the RASL12 gene encoding ras-like protein family member 12, with translation MSSMFGKPRNSSERPPQSPLPECNVAILGCRGAGKSALTVKFLTKRFISEYDPNLEDTYSSEELVDQQPVLLKVMDTADQDGPGNCERYLCWASAFLVVYSIDNRKSFEGCQRYLEVLALHARGCQRRCPVLLLGNKLDMEQYRQVPSAEGMSLASSFGCLFHEVSACQDFARVQHVFHEAVREVRRQAEWNLPVQPLFISEERPCPPMATPVALPTHHSLATCTFNTLSTVNYKEIPSVAQAKLVTVKSSRAQSKRKAPTLTLLKGFKIF, from the exons ATGTCCTCGATGTTCGGCAAGCCCCGAAACAGCAGCGAGCGGCCGCCCCAGAGTCCCCTCCCCGAGTGCAACGTGGCCATCCTGGGGTGCAGAGGGGCCGGCAAGTCAG ctctgaccGTGAAGTTTCTAACCAAGAGGTTCATCAGTGAATATGATCCCAACTTGG AGGACACCTACTCCTCAGAGGAGCTGGTGGACCAGCAGCCTGTGCTCTTGAAGGTGATGGACACTGCTGACCAG GATGGCCCCGGGAACTGTGAGCGTTACCTGTGCTGGGCCAGCGCCTTCCTTGTTGTCTACAGCATCGACAACAGGAAGAGCTTTGAGGGCTGCCAGCGCTACCTCGAGGTGCTCGCCCTGCACGCGCGGGGCTGCCAGCGCCGCTGCCCCgtgctcctgctgggaaacaAGCTGGACATGGAGCAGTACAG GCAGGTCCCCTCAGCAGAAGGGATGTCCCTCGCCAGCAGCTTCGGGTGCCTCTTCCATGAGGTGTCGGCATGCCAGGACTTCGCTCGGGTGCAGCACGTGTTCCACGAGGCCGTGCGGGAGGTGCGGCGCCAGGCGGAGTGGAACCTGCCCGTGCAGCCGCTCTTCATCTCTGAGGAGAGGCCCTGCCCGCCCATGGCCACGCCAGTGGCCCTGCCCACCCACCACAGCTTGGCCACCTGCACCTTCAACACCCTCTCCACCGTCAACTACAAGGAGATCCCCTCGGTGGCCCAGGCCAAGCTGGTCACCGTCAAGTCCTCGCGGGCTCAGAGCAAAAGGAAGGCTCCCACGCTCACCCTGCTGAAAGGCTTCAAGATATTTTAG